A part of Streptomyces sp. NBC_01210 genomic DNA contains:
- a CDS encoding ADP-ribosylglycohydrolase family protein: MKTTRTITKQAATGSLIGLALGDALGFPTEFNDVPQILTKFGPWRGMNLPKPAIVTDDTQMTLALARGIRTAMDRGLLVASRLTRPVREEFVEWYHSPENNRAPGRTCLVACQKLDSDLPWQEASQIGSKGCGANMRVAPVGLVPGLSEEQRAGAAQLQAALTHGHPTALAASDLTARAVFLLAQGAEPMGLVGQLRSYAYENRSRYYHHWLGNLWTYSHDQTPEAFIARGWDECLQVLERLATALRDPQPEVDPCLATGDGWIAEEALATALLCFLMFPEEPVTVLRRAACTRGDSDSIACLAGAFAGAHLGAGAWPKEWSERIEYRSDLMSLAALWDA, translated from the coding sequence ATGAAGACCACGAGGACCATCACCAAACAGGCGGCCACCGGCTCGTTGATCGGGCTCGCGCTCGGGGACGCTCTAGGCTTCCCGACCGAGTTCAACGATGTGCCGCAGATCCTCACGAAATTCGGGCCGTGGCGCGGGATGAACCTCCCCAAGCCCGCGATCGTCACGGACGACACCCAGATGACGCTCGCCCTGGCGCGCGGCATACGCACCGCGATGGACCGCGGACTGCTCGTCGCCTCCCGGCTGACCCGGCCGGTGCGCGAGGAGTTCGTCGAGTGGTACCACTCTCCGGAGAACAACCGCGCCCCCGGTCGCACCTGCCTGGTCGCCTGCCAGAAGCTCGACAGCGACCTGCCCTGGCAGGAGGCCAGCCAGATCGGCTCCAAGGGCTGCGGCGCCAATATGCGGGTGGCGCCGGTCGGACTCGTACCGGGGCTGAGCGAGGAACAGCGGGCGGGCGCCGCGCAGTTGCAGGCAGCGCTCACCCACGGCCACCCCACCGCGCTGGCGGCGAGCGACCTCACGGCCCGCGCCGTGTTCCTGCTGGCGCAGGGCGCGGAGCCGATGGGGCTGGTCGGGCAGCTGCGCTCGTACGCGTACGAGAACCGCAGCCGCTACTACCACCACTGGCTGGGCAATCTGTGGACCTACTCGCACGACCAGACGCCCGAGGCGTTCATCGCACGCGGCTGGGACGAGTGCCTGCAGGTCCTGGAACGGCTCGCCACCGCGCTGCGCGACCCGCAGCCGGAGGTCGACCCCTGCCTGGCGACGGGCGACGGCTGGATCGCCGAGGAGGCGCTCGCCACCGCCCTGCTCTGCTTCCTGATGTTCCCCGAGGAGCCGGTGACGGTTCTGCGCAGGGCCGCCTGCACCCGAGGCGACTCGGACTCGATCGCCTGCCTCGCCGGCGCGTTCGCCGGGGCGCACCTGGGAGCCGGCGCCTGGCCCAAGGAGTGGTCCGAGCGGATCGAGTACCGCAGCGATCTGATGTCGCTGGCAGCCCTCTGGGACGCTTGA
- a CDS encoding nucleotidyltransferase domain-containing protein — translation MTDPLDMELGPVVAEQPDPLLFATVSGAHLYGFPSRDSDVDLRGIHLLPVVELLGLKEPEETRSRMWDRDGVEMDLVTHDVRKFVRLMLRRNGYVLEQLLSPLVVHTSDAHTELAQLAPGVLTSHHAHHYRGFANTQWRLFEKTGELKPLLYTFRALLTGIHLMRSGEVQAHLPTLLGEVDAPGYLPGLIAAKAEAEHGPASGAGPADARADVDALHAVLDEARLASRLPDEPTAYEALRDFVVRVRLES, via the coding sequence ATGACTGATCCGCTGGACATGGAACTCGGCCCCGTCGTCGCCGAACAGCCCGACCCGCTCCTGTTCGCCACCGTCTCGGGGGCGCATCTGTACGGATTCCCGTCCCGGGATTCGGACGTGGACCTGCGCGGGATCCATCTGCTGCCGGTGGTGGAGCTGCTGGGGCTGAAGGAGCCGGAGGAGACCCGGTCCCGGATGTGGGACCGGGACGGCGTCGAGATGGATCTGGTCACGCATGACGTACGGAAGTTCGTACGGCTGATGCTGCGGCGCAACGGATACGTACTGGAACAGCTGCTGTCGCCGCTGGTGGTGCACACATCGGACGCCCATACGGAGCTGGCCCAGCTCGCCCCGGGCGTGCTCACCAGCCACCACGCCCACCACTACCGGGGGTTCGCGAACACCCAGTGGCGGCTCTTCGAGAAGACCGGCGAGCTCAAACCGCTGCTCTACACCTTCCGCGCGCTGCTCACCGGTATTCATCTGATGCGCAGCGGCGAGGTGCAGGCGCATCTGCCCACGCTGCTCGGGGAGGTCGACGCCCCGGGCTATCTGCCCGGCCTGATCGCGGCCAAGGCGGAGGCCGAACACGGCCCGGCGTCGGGGGCCGGCCCGGCAGACGCGCGCGCCGATGTGGACGCGCTGCACGCCGTACTCGACGAGGCGCGGCTGGCCTCGCGGCTACCCGACGAGCCCACCGCCTACGAAGCCTTGCGCGACTTCGTCGTCCGCGTACGCCTGGAGAGCTGA